The Rhodocytophaga rosea genome has a segment encoding these proteins:
- a CDS encoding DUF4290 domain-containing protein, whose amino-acid sequence MKNFIYNTQQNDLILKEYGRNVQKLVDHIITIEDRDKRNKYAQILVELMRQIHPNMRDNQDYSNKLWDDLYILSQFNLEVDAPYPMPEKDALGKKPKMVAYNTHELHYKHYGRNVELLIEKAIAMENPDDRFNAIIYIGRLMKSFYGTWNKENVDDAVIVEHLREMSENKLNISLEKVKAENLFDASAKEKSDNRNKVFNNPNAKKMGNNPNMNNNRNKQDNKQKRKNQ is encoded by the coding sequence ATGAAAAATTTTATTTATAATACCCAACAAAACGATCTCATTTTGAAAGAATACGGCAGAAACGTCCAGAAACTCGTAGATCACATCATCACGATAGAAGACAGAGACAAACGAAACAAGTATGCGCAAATCCTGGTAGAACTCATGCGCCAGATCCATCCCAACATGCGCGATAACCAGGATTACTCTAATAAGCTGTGGGACGATCTCTATATCCTCTCCCAATTCAACCTGGAAGTAGATGCACCCTATCCCATGCCGGAGAAAGATGCCCTGGGCAAAAAGCCAAAGATGGTGGCCTACAATACCCACGAACTCCATTATAAGCATTATGGCCGCAATGTAGAATTGCTGATCGAAAAAGCCATTGCCATGGAAAATCCGGATGATCGGTTTAATGCCATCATTTATATTGGCCGCCTGATGAAAAGCTTTTATGGCACCTGGAACAAAGAAAACGTAGATGATGCCGTCATTGTGGAACACTTGCGGGAAATGTCAGAAAATAAACTCAACATCAGCCTGGAGAAAGTGAAAGCAGAAAACCTGTTTGATGCATCGGCAAAAGAAAAATCTGATAACCGCAATAAGGTATTTAATAATCCGAATGCCAAGAAAATGGGAAATAATCCCAATATGAATAACAACCGTAATAAACAAGACAACAAACAAAAAAGGAAAAATCAGTAA
- a CDS encoding Ig-like domain-containing protein — translation MTFRILRFIIGCLLVMGLSGASGTAWAQTVSSAEYFFDTDPGVGNGTSITITAGASVEINAEIDMTSLTTGTHILFVRTRDSNGRWSLMEGRTFLIQDAPVISTPTITAAEYFFDTDPGNGNGTSLSVTAGSTIDLEPEINLTGLAAGVHTLFVRTRDSNGKWSLIEGRTFLVQPTPVTVNTVPTQGEYFFDTDPGFGKGKSIAIGENGQAEVEIDLSKEGLNAGFHTLYIRVKDSRGTWSLQESRSLVINQALTSLAQITAAEYFFDNANPAPGAGKPLTITPGASLEMDSEIDITNLALGKHQLTIRVKDSKGIWSDVSVQEFTIDPNAIKVLTLAPTNVTSESITLQGTVNANGASAAVAFQYSTDLSYVTLAPATPSSVTGTADTPVSVALTGLTANTTYNYRIRVITAQDTVYSLNETFYTPLESIPPTATLSPVDDATNINIYSDLTLTFSEAIQKGTGSIIIRQNNDVYATIPLSSDLITISETDTKVTINPATDFEFSARISVEIPEGTFTDLAGNNYVGTTATTWNFTTLPPITIEKGFTEIESDASAAETAVKVNYPVAAISQVKILSKDITRNEWREYPMLQNTQDLAKFTLNLPLPATLKDEIGLEYYFELTTTAGQKVVTDVQLVNTSYNDPGLPIPGLIFGSEKKDYQIISIPLNTSLKEVSAIFNELGSYDKEKWRLFAFENSRLVEYTNGFTTIEPGKAYLLIVKDQISITTGEGSTLRQNENNPFTLNLLKGWNLIGNPYNLNLSWKEIREKSGIPENGLVGKLRVLQDGTYPDAGSDKLNAFSGGFVFCDEAVTLKFPVKRNLEYNSARIAAEESLPRYHPDSEFESNFTLHTKELSYGLGGLGMHPDAQPDRDYLDEIGLPKILHYLQVNFAHPEHFYGRFTKDMVPVEENKVWEFTVESNLDAQQASLKWENYFARAIGKQLFLYDPTAERIIDMQSQQQYTFDLSKEHKFRVYYGDARFMAENLNASRIQLLANMPNPFSESTTIAFALPKSQLPYQVQVQVFDANGKQVATLAEGKYQAGFYQLVWDGKNGQGQRLPAGMYMGRATIRDSASSQNYTLKMILR, via the coding sequence ATGACATTCCGTATACTACGGTTCATCATAGGCTGCTTGCTTGTGATGGGCTTATCAGGCGCATCAGGTACCGCATGGGCACAAACCGTGTCTTCTGCTGAATATTTCTTTGATACTGATCCAGGCGTGGGCAATGGCACCTCTATTACCATTACTGCCGGTGCTTCAGTAGAAATAAATGCTGAAATTGACATGACCAGCCTAACCACTGGCACACATATATTGTTTGTACGAACCAGGGATTCCAATGGCAGGTGGAGTTTGATGGAAGGACGTACTTTCCTGATTCAGGACGCTCCTGTTATCAGTACTCCTACCATTACTGCTGCTGAATACTTTTTCGATACTGATCCTGGGAATGGAAATGGCACCAGTTTGTCAGTTACTGCTGGCAGCACCATTGATCTTGAACCTGAAATTAACCTGACCGGTTTAGCAGCTGGTGTACATACTTTGTTTGTGCGCACCAGAGACTCAAATGGAAAGTGGAGCCTGATAGAAGGACGTACTTTCCTGGTTCAGCCAACGCCCGTTACCGTTAATACTGTACCTACACAAGGGGAATATTTTTTCGATACTGATCCCGGATTTGGGAAAGGTAAAAGTATAGCTATTGGAGAAAATGGACAGGCAGAAGTAGAAATAGATTTATCGAAGGAAGGACTGAATGCTGGTTTTCATACTTTGTATATCCGGGTGAAAGACAGCCGGGGAACCTGGAGCTTACAGGAAAGCCGATCTCTGGTGATTAATCAGGCACTTACAAGTCTGGCGCAGATCACAGCAGCCGAATATTTCTTCGATAATGCCAATCCTGCACCGGGAGCAGGCAAACCCTTAACTATTACGCCAGGCGCCAGCCTGGAAATGGATTCCGAAATAGATATTACAAACCTGGCATTAGGAAAACACCAGTTAACCATCCGGGTAAAAGATAGCAAAGGAATCTGGAGTGATGTTTCTGTACAGGAGTTTACCATTGACCCCAATGCCATTAAAGTGCTTACCCTTGCCCCTACCAACGTTACATCAGAATCTATTACCTTACAGGGAACCGTAAATGCCAATGGTGCAAGCGCTGCGGTTGCCTTCCAGTACAGCACAGACCTGTCGTATGTTACACTGGCTCCGGCCACTCCTTCTTCCGTAACAGGCACCGCTGATACGCCCGTAAGTGTCGCTTTAACCGGACTTACGGCCAATACTACTTATAATTACCGGATACGGGTAATTACTGCTCAGGATACTGTATACAGCCTGAACGAAACCTTTTATACACCTCTGGAAAGTATTCCACCCACTGCTACTTTATCTCCCGTTGATGATGCTACTAATATCAACATTTATTCCGATCTGACTTTAACATTCAGTGAAGCCATCCAGAAAGGAACCGGAAGTATAATTATCAGGCAGAATAATGATGTTTATGCTACGATTCCGCTTAGCAGCGACCTGATCACTATTTCGGAAACCGATACCAAAGTTACCATTAATCCAGCTACTGATTTTGAGTTTAGTGCCCGTATCAGTGTAGAAATTCCGGAAGGCACCTTTACAGATCTCGCCGGAAATAATTATGTGGGTACAACGGCTACTACCTGGAATTTTACTACCCTTCCTCCCATTACGATTGAAAAAGGCTTTACTGAAATAGAATCAGACGCAAGTGCGGCAGAAACAGCCGTGAAGGTGAATTATCCGGTGGCAGCCATCAGTCAGGTAAAGATTCTTTCTAAAGATATTACCCGTAATGAATGGCGGGAATATCCTATGCTCCAGAACACTCAAGACCTTGCCAAGTTTACGCTGAATTTGCCGCTGCCTGCTACGCTAAAAGATGAAATTGGTCTGGAATACTATTTTGAACTAACTACCACCGCCGGACAGAAAGTGGTTACTGATGTGCAATTAGTGAATACTTCTTATAATGATCCTGGGCTTCCCATTCCAGGTCTTATTTTCGGCTCAGAAAAGAAAGATTATCAGATCATTTCTATCCCTTTAAATACTTCACTCAAAGAAGTGAGCGCCATATTCAATGAACTGGGCAGTTACGACAAGGAAAAATGGCGGCTATTCGCCTTTGAAAATAGCCGTTTGGTGGAATACACCAATGGATTTACTACCATAGAACCTGGGAAAGCATACCTGCTGATAGTGAAAGACCAGATAAGTATTACTACAGGTGAAGGTTCTACCCTGCGCCAGAATGAGAATAATCCGTTTACCCTGAACCTTCTCAAAGGCTGGAATCTGATTGGAAATCCTTATAATCTGAATTTATCCTGGAAAGAGATCCGGGAAAAGAGCGGCATTCCTGAAAACGGCCTGGTCGGGAAACTTAGGGTGCTTCAGGATGGCACCTATCCAGATGCAGGCAGCGATAAGCTTAATGCTTTTTCAGGTGGATTTGTTTTCTGCGATGAGGCGGTAACCCTAAAATTCCCGGTAAAACGCAACCTGGAATACAATTCAGCCAGAATTGCTGCGGAAGAAAGCCTGCCCAGATACCATCCGGATTCTGAGTTTGAGTCTAATTTTACCCTGCACACTAAAGAACTGAGTTATGGCTTAGGTGGCCTGGGCATGCACCCCGATGCTCAACCGGACCGGGATTATCTGGATGAAATCGGTTTGCCAAAAATACTGCATTACCTGCAGGTAAATTTTGCCCATCCGGAACATTTTTATGGCCGGTTTACCAAAGATATGGTGCCGGTAGAAGAAAATAAGGTATGGGAGTTTACTGTGGAAAGCAACCTGGATGCCCAGCAAGCAAGTCTGAAATGGGAAAATTATTTCGCCAGAGCTATTGGTAAGCAGTTGTTTTTGTATGATCCTACAGCTGAAAGAATTATTGATATGCAATCACAACAGCAGTATACATTTGATCTTTCCAAAGAACATAAGTTCAGGGTGTATTATGGTGATGCCAGATTTATGGCAGAAAACCTGAATGCCAGCCGTATTCAGTTGCTTGCCAACATGCCTAATCCTTTCAGCGAATCTACTACCATTGCATTTGCTTTGCCGAAATCGCAGCTGCCCTATCAGGTGCAGGTACAAGTATTTGATGCCAACGGAAAACAAGTGGCTACACTGGCAGAAGGAAAGTATCAGGCTGGTTTTTATCAGCTTGTATGGGATGGCAAAAACGGTCAGGGACAACGGTTGCCGGCAGGAATGTACATGGGCAGGGCTACTATTCGAGATTCTGCTTCCAGCCAGAACTATACCCTGAAAATGATTTTACGATAG
- a CDS encoding NAD(P)H-dependent oxidoreductase, translated as MIIVDKALEKRQSEGKPIRVGMVGAGFMARGIALQICRFVPGIELVAISNRHLEGAKRAYSEAGVDNFQVVQTVAQLENCIAHKRYAVTEDALLLCKAGGIDAIIEVTGAVEFGAHVVLNAIQHGKHVIMMNAEVDGTIGPILKVYADKAGVILTGSDGDQPGVMMNLYRFVKSIGVKPVLCGNIKGLHDPYRNPTTQEGFAKKWGQNPSMVTSFADGTKISFENAIVANATGMRVAKRGMFGPSVPSGTPIEQSVNLYPLEALVEGPGIVDYVVGAVPGPGVFVLGTHEHPTMQHYLNLYKLGPGPLYCFYTPYHLCHFEVHNTIARAVLFGDATLAPLGGPLVDVITAAKTDLKAGDILDGLGDYMTYGLAENHEVTRTQSLLPIGLAEGCRLKRDISKDQVLTYDDIELPYGRLCDKLREEQNTYFTFSHDKIIN; from the coding sequence ATGATTATAGTTGATAAAGCTTTAGAAAAGCGTCAAAGTGAAGGTAAACCTATTCGGGTAGGTATGGTAGGTGCTGGATTTATGGCACGTGGGATAGCCCTTCAAATTTGTCGCTTTGTACCTGGTATAGAACTAGTAGCTATTTCCAATAGACATTTGGAAGGTGCAAAACGGGCTTATTCTGAAGCAGGTGTAGATAATTTTCAGGTTGTCCAAACTGTTGCCCAATTAGAGAACTGTATAGCCCATAAGAGATATGCTGTAACCGAGGACGCATTACTCCTTTGTAAGGCTGGGGGAATTGATGCGATTATAGAAGTAACAGGTGCCGTAGAATTCGGAGCTCATGTTGTACTGAATGCTATTCAACATGGCAAGCATGTCATTATGATGAATGCTGAAGTTGATGGTACAATTGGACCTATCTTAAAAGTATATGCAGATAAAGCAGGCGTAATACTAACTGGCTCTGATGGAGATCAACCAGGAGTAATGATGAATTTGTATCGGTTTGTAAAGTCTATTGGTGTAAAGCCTGTGCTATGTGGTAATATTAAGGGATTACATGATCCTTACCGGAATCCAACTACACAAGAAGGGTTTGCCAAGAAATGGGGCCAAAATCCCAGTATGGTGACTTCTTTTGCCGATGGCACTAAAATTTCTTTTGAAAATGCTATTGTAGCTAACGCTACTGGAATGAGAGTTGCAAAACGAGGTATGTTTGGACCATCTGTGCCTTCCGGGACGCCCATAGAACAATCAGTAAATTTATATCCATTAGAGGCCTTAGTTGAAGGACCCGGCATTGTTGATTATGTAGTGGGAGCAGTTCCCGGACCTGGTGTTTTTGTGTTGGGTACGCACGAACATCCAACTATGCAGCATTATTTGAACTTATATAAATTAGGCCCCGGGCCCCTATATTGTTTTTATACTCCTTATCATCTTTGCCATTTTGAGGTTCATAACACAATTGCCAGGGCGGTATTGTTCGGAGATGCAACCTTAGCCCCTTTAGGAGGTCCACTTGTGGATGTAATTACTGCTGCAAAAACTGACTTAAAGGCTGGAGATATTCTGGATGGTTTAGGTGATTATATGACTTATGGATTAGCCGAAAATCATGAGGTAACCCGTACTCAAAGTTTACTTCCAATTGGTCTGGCTGAAGGTTGCCGATTAAAACGTGATATTTCAAAAGATCAAGTATTGACATATGATGATATCGAATTACCATATGGAAGATTATGTGATAAACTAAGGGAGGAGCAAAATACATATTTTACTTTTTCTCACGATAAGATAATTAATTAA
- the rfbC gene encoding dTDP-4-dehydrorhamnose 3,5-epimerase, with protein sequence MIFTETKLKGAFIVDVKRIEDERGFFGRSWCKKEMEEHGLNSNVVQANVSFNHKKGTLRGMHFQINPYQETKLIRCTKGAIYDVIIDLRKDSPTYKQWIGVELTEDNFRMLYVPEDFAHGFITLKDNTAVTYQVTQFYTPGAEAGIRWNDPTLGIEWPIPVEVISAKDENHPNYTW encoded by the coding sequence TTGATTTTTACTGAAACTAAATTAAAAGGAGCTTTTATTGTTGATGTTAAAAGAATAGAAGATGAACGTGGTTTTTTTGGCCGTTCCTGGTGCAAGAAAGAAATGGAAGAACATGGATTAAATTCCAATGTTGTACAAGCGAATGTTTCTTTTAATCATAAAAAAGGTACTCTTCGAGGAATGCATTTTCAAATTAACCCTTATCAGGAAACTAAACTTATTCGTTGCACTAAAGGAGCAATATATGATGTTATCATTGATCTACGAAAAGATTCTCCTACATATAAACAATGGATTGGTGTGGAATTGACTGAAGATAATTTTAGAATGCTTTATGTGCCAGAAGATTTTGCCCACGGATTTATTACCTTAAAAGATAATACTGCTGTAACTTATCAGGTGACCCAATTCTATACACCAGGTGCTGAGGCAGGAATCCGCTGGAATGATCCAACATTGGGTATAGAATGGCCTATTCCGGTCGAAGTTATATCAGCAAAAGATGAAAATCATCCAAATTATACTTGGTAG
- a CDS encoding oxidoreductase, whose amino-acid sequence MADKKTALVLGATGLIGSHLLSLLLEDKRYSLVRVLVRKPLPIQHANLQQITANFDTLSAYKNSFAVDDVFCCLGTTIKKAGSQEAFYKVDATYPYEAARLAKEKEARQYLIVTAMGADKNSRIFYNRVKGEVEEKIAGLNFPAFHMLHPSLLMGERNEKRTGEQIGQAVMGTLGFLMVGPLKKYKAIEGSTVAKAMLNIANQNLSGMHIYESDQLQELGK is encoded by the coding sequence ATGGCAGATAAAAAAACGGCCCTGGTATTGGGGGCAACAGGCCTGATCGGCAGCCATTTACTATCCCTTTTATTGGAAGACAAGCGGTATTCTCTGGTTCGGGTATTGGTCAGAAAACCGCTGCCCATTCAGCATGCCAACCTCCAACAGATCACAGCCAATTTTGATACGCTTTCTGCCTACAAGAATAGTTTTGCGGTAGATGACGTGTTTTGCTGCCTTGGAACTACCATTAAAAAAGCTGGTTCGCAGGAGGCATTTTACAAAGTAGATGCTACTTATCCCTATGAAGCCGCCAGGCTGGCTAAAGAAAAAGAAGCCAGACAATACCTGATTGTTACGGCAATGGGCGCAGATAAAAATTCCCGCATTTTCTATAACCGGGTGAAAGGGGAGGTAGAAGAAAAAATCGCTGGTCTGAATTTCCCTGCATTCCATATGCTACATCCTTCCTTGTTAATGGGCGAACGCAATGAAAAACGCACTGGTGAACAGATTGGACAAGCAGTAATGGGTACTTTAGGATTTCTGATGGTGGGACCCTTGAAGAAGTACAAAGCCATTGAAGGAAGTACTGTAGCCAAAGCCATGCTCAACATAGCCAATCAAAACCTATCCGGCATGCACATCTATGAGTCAGATCAGTTGCAGGAACTGGGGAAATAG
- the murA gene encoding UDP-N-acetylglucosamine 1-carboxyvinyltransferase has product MLSFKIQGGNRLRGEIIPQGAKNEALQILCAVLLTAEPVIIHNVPDIRDVNKLIELLASMGVKVEKLKESSYRFEASNIDMQYLESPAYKEKAAALRGSIMVLGPLLARFGKSKIPKPGGDKIGRRRLDTHFLGFEKLGAKFVYDSQDSFYHIDASNLKGTYMLLDEASVTGTANVIMAAVLAKGTTTIYNAACEPYIQQLCKMINRMGGKISGIGSNLLTIEGVEALKGTEHTMLPDMIEIGSFIGLAAMTQSEITIKNARIDQLGMIPEVFRKLGIALEYRGDDIYIPAQEHYEIETFIDGSILTVADAPWPGFTPDLISIILVTATQAKGSVLIHQKMFESRLFFVDKLIDMGAQIILCDPHRANVIGLNRAVPLRGIQMTSPDIRAGVSLLIAALSAKGTSIIDNAEQIDRGYQHIDTRLQKLGASIERLQ; this is encoded by the coding sequence ATGCTTTCATTCAAAATTCAGGGAGGAAACCGCCTTCGGGGAGAAATTATTCCGCAAGGTGCCAAAAATGAAGCCTTACAAATCCTTTGTGCCGTACTGCTTACGGCAGAGCCGGTAATCATCCATAATGTGCCAGACATCCGGGATGTGAATAAACTCATCGAACTGCTGGCCAGTATGGGCGTAAAAGTGGAAAAGCTCAAGGAATCCTCCTACCGTTTTGAAGCAAGCAATATTGACATGCAATACCTGGAATCTCCTGCCTATAAGGAAAAAGCCGCTGCCTTGAGAGGTTCCATTATGGTTTTAGGGCCATTACTGGCCAGATTCGGAAAAAGCAAAATTCCAAAGCCGGGCGGAGATAAAATTGGCAGAAGAAGACTGGATACGCACTTTCTGGGTTTTGAAAAGCTGGGGGCGAAATTTGTTTATGATTCCCAGGATAGCTTCTACCACATAGATGCCAGCAACCTGAAAGGCACCTATATGTTACTCGATGAAGCCTCTGTTACTGGAACGGCCAACGTAATTATGGCAGCTGTATTAGCCAAAGGCACCACTACCATTTACAATGCTGCCTGCGAACCCTATATTCAGCAGTTATGTAAAATGATTAACCGGATGGGTGGTAAAATTTCAGGCATAGGTTCTAATCTGCTTACCATTGAGGGAGTAGAAGCGCTCAAAGGCACCGAACATACCATGTTGCCGGATATGATTGAGATCGGTAGTTTCATTGGCCTGGCAGCCATGACACAATCTGAAATTACCATTAAAAATGCCAGGATTGATCAGCTGGGCATGATTCCCGAAGTATTCCGAAAGCTGGGTATTGCCTTAGAATACCGGGGCGATGATATTTATATTCCCGCTCAGGAGCATTATGAAATTGAGACCTTTATTGATGGTTCCATTCTGACTGTAGCCGATGCTCCCTGGCCAGGCTTTACGCCTGATTTAATTAGCATCATACTGGTTACCGCAACGCAAGCTAAAGGTTCGGTACTCATTCACCAGAAAATGTTTGAGAGCCGCCTGTTCTTCGTAGATAAGTTAATCGATATGGGCGCCCAGATTATTTTATGCGATCCGCACCGGGCAAATGTGATCGGCCTTAACCGGGCAGTGCCCTTACGGGGCATCCAGATGACTTCTCCTGATATCCGGGCCGGGGTTTCGCTGCTGATTGCTGCACTTTCTGCCAAAGGTACCAGTATCATCGATAATGCCGAACAGATAGACAGGGGTTACCAGCACATTGATACCCGTCTCCAAAAATTAGGTGCCTCTATCGAGCGCTTACAATAA
- a CDS encoding NAD-dependent epimerase/dehydratase family protein, whose translation MKVLITGNMGYVGPGVINYLRTQYPDAILIGFDMGYFANCLTNADFFPESRLDQQLFGDVRHIPAEILKGVDSVVHLAAISNDPMGNKFEEVTLDINYRSSINLAKKAKESGVKSFVFASSCSMYGAAEDKPKTENSTLNPLTAYARSKVFTEEGVKPLADDTFTVTCLRFATACGMSNRLRLDLVLNDFVAGAVANKQITILSDGSPWRPLINVKDMARAIDWAINRTPSVGGNFLAINAGSNEWNYQVKDLAQAVAQIIPDVKISINQDAPPDKRSYRVSFDLFKQLAPNHQPLSDLLGTIRELKDNLEAMGFNDKEFRNSQLMRLKVLDRLQAKELITDKLEWIGKK comes from the coding sequence ATGAAAGTACTCATTACAGGGAATATGGGGTATGTTGGGCCTGGGGTTATAAATTATTTAAGAACTCAATATCCCGATGCAATATTAATCGGATTTGATATGGGGTATTTTGCTAATTGTCTTACAAATGCAGATTTTTTCCCAGAAAGCAGATTAGACCAGCAGCTTTTTGGAGATGTAAGACATATTCCAGCAGAGATTTTGAAGGGTGTAGATTCTGTAGTACATTTAGCTGCTATTTCTAATGATCCAATGGGGAATAAATTTGAGGAAGTTACCTTAGATATAAATTATCGTTCCAGTATAAATTTGGCTAAAAAAGCAAAAGAATCCGGAGTAAAATCTTTTGTTTTTGCATCTAGTTGTAGTATGTATGGTGCAGCAGAAGACAAACCTAAAACAGAAAATTCAACATTAAATCCACTTACTGCATATGCCCGATCAAAGGTATTTACAGAAGAAGGGGTTAAGCCTTTAGCAGATGACACATTTACAGTTACGTGCTTGCGTTTTGCAACTGCATGTGGAATGAGTAATAGGCTTAGACTAGATTTAGTCCTGAATGATTTTGTAGCCGGAGCTGTTGCCAATAAGCAAATTACTATATTAAGTGATGGTAGCCCTTGGCGTCCTCTTATAAATGTAAAAGATATGGCTCGTGCAATTGATTGGGCCATTAATCGCACTCCCTCGGTGGGTGGTAATTTTCTCGCAATTAATGCTGGCAGTAATGAATGGAATTATCAAGTGAAAGATCTTGCTCAGGCTGTAGCTCAAATAATTCCTGATGTAAAAATTTCTATAAATCAAGACGCTCCTCCAGATAAGCGTTCTTATCGGGTTAGTTTTGATCTATTTAAACAATTAGCCCCCAATCACCAGCCGCTATCAGATCTTTTAGGAACAATTAGAGAACTAAAAGATAATCTAGAAGCCATGGGATTCAATGACAAAGAATTCAGAAATTCTCAGTTAATGAGGCTGAAAGTATTAGATCGGTTACAAGCAAAAGAGCTTATTACTGACAAACTCGAATGGATAGGTAAAAAATAA
- a CDS encoding caspase family protein translates to MLLFAGTSYIASAQEASSRSNPVSIKVKSEDAEFKTSKVYAVIIGVSDYQDPNIKDLKYADADAQLYYNFLRSPQGGSVPEKNITLLLNKNATRANIIKALNNQFSDAFEEDLAIVYIACHGLPTKRGNKLFFLGTDTDRENLEGSAVSQSEFDEAISSSRAQKKVWIADACHSGTVVGTETAFAGSTMRGEREIAEATMVNRLLANVASAQASFIVLSASSAGETSVEAPQWGGGHGVFTYYLVEGLKGAADENKNKLVDIREIYEYVRTKVSEETSRKQYPLLNGRYAKKFPMSAVLE, encoded by the coding sequence ATGCTTTTATTTGCTGGAACCAGTTATATCGCTTCCGCACAAGAGGCAAGCAGCCGCAGCAACCCGGTAAGCATCAAAGTAAAAAGTGAGGATGCAGAGTTTAAGACTTCCAAAGTATATGCAGTTATTATTGGCGTATCGGATTATCAGGACCCTAATATCAAAGACCTGAAATATGCCGATGCCGATGCCCAGCTGTATTATAACTTTTTAAGAAGCCCGCAAGGAGGTTCGGTACCGGAGAAAAATATTACCTTATTGCTCAATAAAAATGCAACCAGGGCAAACATTATCAAAGCCTTAAATAATCAGTTTAGCGATGCATTCGAGGAAGATCTGGCGATCGTCTATATTGCTTGTCATGGGTTGCCTACCAAACGGGGAAATAAACTTTTCTTTTTAGGCACAGACACCGACCGGGAAAATCTGGAAGGCTCTGCCGTATCTCAATCTGAATTCGATGAAGCGATCAGCAGTTCGAGGGCACAGAAAAAAGTATGGATCGCCGATGCCTGTCACTCTGGTACGGTGGTAGGTACAGAAACGGCATTTGCAGGCAGCACCATGCGGGGTGAACGGGAAATTGCTGAGGCCACCATGGTGAACCGGCTCCTGGCCAATGTCGCTTCTGCCCAGGCTAGTTTTATTGTATTAAGTGCATCTTCAGCCGGAGAAACTTCGGTAGAAGCGCCGCAATGGGGTGGCGGCCATGGCGTATTTACGTATTATTTGGTGGAGGGGCTGAAAGGCGCTGCCGATGAAAATAAGAATAAACTGGTCGACATCCGGGAAATTTATGAGTATGTGCGTACAAAAGTATCCGAAGAAACGAGCCGGAAACAATATCCCCTACTCAATGGCCGCTATGCCAAAAAATTTCCCATGAGCGCTGTACTGGAATAA
- a CDS encoding Ser-Thr-rich GPI-anchored membrane family protein, with translation MKVFTAGLLLYLMAYPAFSQQISNVRATADSAFVTILYDLQGTIEGQLFTVELYGSHNEYNSPLLYVTGEVGNKIKAGKNKKMVWQTRELNNFEGDITFDVRAELAFSPFAVKSPGKTSGYKRGKTYQIEWAGGLTSDKVNVELYRNDVKISSITSTANKGKHSWNVPDKSKPGGNYQLRVSSEANPDNFSLSRKFSIRRRIPLLAKVLPFALVGAGAYIILNQDSGPPPPPQKILLPEPDVPQ, from the coding sequence ATGAAAGTTTTTACAGCTGGCCTCCTGCTTTACCTGATGGCTTACCCTGCTTTTTCCCAGCAAATTTCAAATGTGAGAGCCACTGCCGATTCTGCTTTTGTTACTATCCTCTACGATTTGCAAGGAACCATAGAAGGCCAGCTTTTTACAGTAGAACTCTATGGCTCCCATAATGAGTATAACTCTCCCCTGCTTTATGTTACCGGAGAAGTAGGCAACAAAATAAAGGCTGGCAAAAACAAAAAGATGGTATGGCAAACCAGAGAGCTGAATAATTTTGAAGGAGACATCACTTTTGATGTTCGGGCAGAGCTGGCTTTTTCACCTTTTGCAGTAAAATCTCCTGGTAAAACTTCCGGATATAAACGCGGCAAGACCTATCAGATTGAATGGGCTGGTGGCCTTACTTCTGACAAAGTGAATGTGGAACTATACCGCAATGATGTGAAGATATCCAGCATTACCTCTACTGCCAATAAAGGCAAACATTCCTGGAACGTGCCTGATAAAAGTAAGCCCGGAGGAAATTATCAGTTGCGGGTGAGCAGTGAAGCAAATCCGGATAATTTTAGTTTGAGCCGCAAGTTCAGCATTCGCCGCCGGATTCCTTTATTAGCGAAAGTATTGCCATTTGCACTCGTTGGGGCTGGTGCATATATTATTCTCAACCAGGATTCCGGACCACCACCTCCTCCACAAAAAATCTTACTGCCAGAGCCGGATGTACCGCAATAA